A single region of the Raphanus sativus cultivar WK10039 chromosome 1, ASM80110v3, whole genome shotgun sequence genome encodes:
- the LOC108805660 gene encoding NAD kinase 2, chloroplastic: protein MLLCFYGPCHVPHFLMNRLSPATGISPRLHCSVDRGSDGRFMFGFRRNELPFIKRRLRFVIRAELSEAFSPDLGLDSQAVKSRDTSNLPWIGPVPGDIAEVEAYCRIFRSAERLHGALMETLCNPVTGECRVPYDFSPEEKPLLEDKIVSVLGCILSLLNKGRKEILSGRSSSMSSFSLDDVGVAEDTLPPLAVFRGEMKRCCESLHIALENYLTPDDERSGIVWRKLQKLKNVCYDAGFPRSDSYPCQTLFANWDPIYSSNVKEGVDSYESEIAFWRGGQVTEEGLKWLLEKGFKTIVDLRAENVKDTFYQAALDDAISAGKITLVKIPVEVRMAPLAQQVELFASVVSDTSKRPIYVHSKEGVWRTSAMVSRWKQYITRPVTKDIPVSEESKRQEVSETKVGLNAVGSGKGVPGQQTDKVSEINEIDSRSASNQSKESGSNEGDTSASEFNMVSDPLKAQVPSGNIFSRKEMSKFLRSKGIAPAGYLSNQSKKLGIVPSPQVSYTEVTNGYQITDSVRGLAETGSSETFLPARSQSSDFGKGKLSNGNVHASDNINVSISSNQGNGVSAGPTVVPPSDNLSRIVVSQPVRDSKRNNNAYSSDSSDDEVGAVEGNMCASSTGVVRVQSRKKAEMFLVRTDGISCTREKVTESSLAFTHPSTQQQMLLWKTTPKTVLLLKKLGLELMEEAKEAASFLYHQEKMTVLVEPEVHDVFARIPGFGFVQTFYIQDTSDLHERVDFVACLGGDGVILHASNLFKGAVPPVVSFNLGSLGFLTSHPFEDFRQDLKRVIHGNNTLDGVYITLRMRLRCEIYRKGKAMPGKVFDVLNEIVVDRGSNPYLSKIECYEHDRLITKVQGDGVIVATPTGSTAYSTAAGGSMVHPNVPCMLFTPICPHSLSFRPVILPDSAKLELKIPDDARSNAWVSFDGKRRQQLSRGDSVRIYMSQHPLPTVNKSDQTGDWFRSLIRCLNWNERLDQKAL from the exons atGCTCCTATGCTTCTACGGTCCTTGCCACGTACCTCACTTCCTCATGAATCGTCTATCTCCCGCCACCGGAATCTCTCCCCGCCTCCACTGCTCCGTCGATCGAGGCTCCGATGGACGGTTCATGTTCGGATTCCGAAGAAACGAGCTCCCGTTTATCAAACGCCGCTTGAGATTTGTGATCAGAGCAGAGCTCTCTGAAGCCTTTTCTCCGGATTTAGGTTTAGATTCTCAG GCTGTGAAATCTCGTGATACGTCAAACTTACCTTGGATCGGTCCAGTTCCAGGGGACATTGCTGAGGTTGAAGCATACTGTAGAATCTTCAGATCAGCTGAGCGACTACACGGAGCTTTGATGGAGACGCTGTGCAACCCTGTTACCGGCGAATGTCGAGTACCGTATGATTTTTCACCCGAGGAGAAGCCGTTGTTGGAGGACAAGATAGTATCGGTGCTTGGTTGTATATTATCTCTTTTGAACAAAGGAAGGAAAGAGATTCTCTCAGGGAGGTCGTCTTCTATGAGCTCGTTTAGTTTGGATGACGTTGGGGTTGCGGAGGACACGCTTCCGCCGCTCGCCGTTTTCAGGGGTGAAATGAAACGGTGTTGCGAGAGCTTGCATATTGCTCTCGAGAATTATCTGACGCCTGATGACGAAAGAAGTGGGATTGTTTGGAGGAAGTTGCAGAAGCTTAAGAATGTCTGCTACGACGCTGGTTTTCCACGGAGTGATAGTTATCCTTGCCAGACGCTGTTCGCGAATTGGGACCCTATTTACTCGTCAAATGTGAAAGAGGGTGTCGACTCTTACGAGTCTGAGATTGCTTTTTGGAGGGGAGGACAAGTAACCGAGGAAGGATTGAAGTGGTTACTTGAAAAAGGATTTAAAACTATTGTTGACCTGAGAGCTGAAAATGTGAAGGATACATTCTATCAGGCGGCACTTGATGATGCGATCTCTGCTGGGAAAATTACGTTGGTGAAAATTCCAGTTGAAGTCAGGATGGCTCCTTTAGCTCAGCAGGTCGAGCTGTTTGCTTCCGTTGTATCAGACACCAGCAAAAGGCCGATATATGTTCACAGTAAAGAAGGTGTTTGGAGAACGTCTGCGATGGTTTCCAGGTGGAAGCAGTACATTACACGTCCGGTGACGAAAGACATTCCAGTTTCAGAAGAGTCCAAGCGTCAGGAGGTTTCTGAAACTAAGGTTGGATTGAATGCTGTAGGATCGGGTAAGGGTGTGCCTGGTCAGCAGACTGATAAAGTCTCTGAAATCAATGAGATTGATAGTAGATCTGCTTCAAACCAGAGCAAAGAATCTGGAAGCAATGAGGGAGATACATCCGCGTCTGAATTTAATATGGTGAGCGATCCTCTTAAAGCTCAAGTTCCATCGGGTAATATTTTTTCAAGAAAAGAAATGTCTAAATTCCTGAGGAGCAAAGGTATTGCTCCTGCTGGTTATCTTAGTAATCAGTCCAAAAAACTGGGAATAGTGCCAAGTCCGCAAGTTTCATATACTGAAGTGACAAACGGATATCAGATTACTGATTCTGTTAGAGGACTTGCGGAGACAGGCTCCAGTGAGACCTTTCTACCTGCAAGGTCCCAAAGTTCAGATTTTGGCAAGGGAAAGCTTTCAAATGGAAATGTGCATGCTTCTGATAACATCAATGTAAGTATATCGAGTAACCAGGGAAATGGCGTCTCTGCAGGGCCTACTGTTGTGCCTCCAAGTGATAACTTAAGTCGCATTGTAGTTTCCCAACCTGTTCGAGATTCTAAAAGGAACAATAATGCTTACTCGTCGGATTCCAGTGATGATGAAGTTGGAGCTGTTGAGGGAAATATGTGCGCTTCATCCACTGGTGTAGTAAGGGTGCAGTCGAGAAAGAAAGCAGAGATGTTCTTAGTACGAACTGATGGAATCTCTTGTACAAGGGAAAAGGTTACAGAATCCTCGCTAGCCTTCACACATCCAAGTACTCAACAACAAATGCTTCTTTGGAAAACTACCCCAAAAACTGTTTTACTGCTGAAGAAGCTTGGGCTAGAACTCATGGAGGAAGCTAAAGAG GCTGCATCTTTCTTGTATCACCAAGAGAAGATGACTGTTCTGGTTGAACCTGAGGTGCATGATGTATTTGCCAGGATTCCAGGGTTTGGCTTTGTCCAGACCTTTTACATTCAGGACACAAG TGATCTGCATGAAAGGGTTGATTTTGTGGCATGCTTAGGAGGGGATGGGGTGATATTACATGCATCAAACTTGTTCAAAGGAGCTGTCCCTCCCGTTGTATCATTTAATCTGGGGTCCCTTGGATTTCTCACTTCACATCCA TTTGAGGACTTCAGGCAAGACCTCAAACGGGTCATCCATGGGAATAACACGCTAGATGGGGTTTATATAACTCTTCGAATGCGTCTTCGTTGCGAAATCTATCGTAAAGGCAAAGCAATGCCTGGCAAAGTGTTTGATGTGCTGAACGAGATTGTTGTTGATCGAGGATCCAACCCATACCTTTCTAAGATTGAATGTTATGAACACGACCGTCTTATCACCAAG GTACAAGGTGATGGAGTTATAGTAGCGACTCCCACAGGAAGTACTGCTTATTCTACAGCAGCGGGAGGTTCCATG GTTCATCCAAACGTTCCTTGCATGTTGTTCACTCCAATCTGCCCACATTCCCTCTCGTTCAGACCAGTCATCCTTCCAGATTCTGCAAAGCTTGAACTAAAG ATTCCAGATGATGCTCGAAGCAATGCATGGGTTTCGTTTGATGGAAAGAGAAGGCAGCAACTTTCGAGAGGAGACTCGGTGAGGATATACATGAGCCAGCATCCACTTCCAACTGTGAACAAGTCGGATCAAACCGGTGATTGGTTTAGAAGCTTAATCCGTTGCTTAAACTGGAACGAACGCCTTGATCAAAAGGCTCTTTGA
- the LOC108805668 gene encoding uncharacterized protein LOC108805668 — MEPPECPVCLQSYDGESTLPRVLSCGHTACEECLTNIPKKFPDTIRCPACTVLVNFPPQGPSALPKNIDLLRLLPSTSTLAPPPGESTRNSKKPSFEFVARSWPDDFYAAWKDRVLLLDAVSVEREEGSDFSSSSSSSSTRLCGCLKKGDDLKVSLLRVGSFQRRDDGCDSVFEFSYVLRMISCLWEMGEEERDELDVIMGVVEQRGVSKVFGLWGDLENGVLYLVGERLADFSWEEFEDIGEDDDALCLLAVMGMQLCEAFLSLHKEGVSVGCLSVSCVKFDEFGNVFVDLIELLETGREVYGLVSEETSSCGKPVGAFEMGLVLKRLVKNGVFMSFEVLFELLRKQNLLMTQSSSGCMVSYSSDVWPVCFLLIMLIGGKRFSEELTESVSGVDAKECEKEIEDLLVLYTCLIEKLNSTLESKLSGKFKPMVEILRQCCCLDPQARPVLTDLWKCNRGMVMNHRFSSMFALEKKKPGKRKEFCLVLGELCRLVVVGSREVEEDLPEEGEVDKDFVGKLSQGKIKSQDLQGHQDSVTGLAVGDDFLFSSSLDKNIHVWTLKDFSHVHTFKGHQDKVMALIYIKGAESVCVSGDGGGGIFVWSTSFPLEEQPLRKWYEPKDWRYSGIHALAYSEDGYVYSGSGDNTIKAWSLQDGRLVCTMTGHKSVVSTLVVLNGVLYSGSWDGTVRLWSLSDHSFLTVLGEETQGIVRSILSLAADEGTLVAAYQNGDIQIWRDETSMKSMQIQSSAILSVALNGKWLFTGGWDKTVNIQEVSGDEISLDCTHVGSIPGSSVVTSLLYWEGKLFAGFADKTIKVYYSGR; from the exons ATGGAGCCACCGGAGTGTCCGGTGTGTCTACAGTCCTACGACGGAGAATCCACCCTTCCGCGCGTGCTCTCCTGCGGCCACACGGCGTGCGAAGAATGCCTAACGAACATCCCCAAGAAGTTTCCGGACACAATCCGATGTCCGGCGTGCACCGTCCTCGTCAATTTCCCACCTCAGGGACCCTCAGCTCTCCCCAAAAACATCGATCTCCTCAGACTCCTCCCTTCGACCTCAACCCTCGCGCCGCCGCCGGGAGAATCCACCCGGAACTCTAAAAAACCCTCCTTCGAATTCGTCGCTCGATCGTGGCCCGACGACTTCTACGCCGCTTGGAAAGATCGGGTTCTGCTTCTCGACGCAGTCTCCGTGGAGAGAGAAGAAGGTAGcgacttttcttcttcttcttcttcttcttctacgcGTCTGTGTGGGTGTCTGAAGAAGGGTGATGATTTAAAGGTTAGTCTTTTACGGGTTGGTTCGTTCCAGCGTCGTGATGATGGTTGTGATTCTGTTTTCGAGTTTAGTTATGTCCTGAGGATGATTAGTTGTCTTTGGGAGATGGGAGAGGAGGAAAGAGACGAGCTTGATGTGATCATGGGTGTTGTTGAACAGAGAGGTGTCTCTAAAGTTTTCGGCTTGTGGGGTGATTTGGAGAATGGGGTCTTGTATTTGGTTGGTGAGAGGCTTGCTGACTTTTCGTGGGAGGAGTTTGAGGATATCGGTGAAGATGATGATGCGTTGTGTTTATTAGCAGTGATGGGTATGCAGTTATGCGAGGCATTTCTCAGTTTGCATAAGGAAGGGGTAAGCGTAGGGTGTTTGAGCGTTTCTTGTGTGAAGTTTGACGAGTTTGGGaatgtttttgttgatttgatcGAGTTGCTGGAAACTGGAAGGGAAGTGTATGGACTAGTATCTGAAGAAACTAGCTCGTGCGGCAAACCTGTTGGTGCTTTTGAAATGGGATTGGTTTTGAAGAGATTAGTGAAGAATGGTGTTTTCATGAGCTTTGAGGTATTGTTTGAACTGTTGAGAAAGCAGAACTTGTTGATGACACAGTCCAGCTCAGGATGTATGGTTTCTTATAGCTCCGATGTCTGGCCAGTTTGTTTTCTTCTCATCATGCTTATTGGTGGAAAACGGTTTTCTGAGGAGCTGACAGAAAGTGTAAGTGGTGTGGATGCAAAAGAATGTGAAAAGGAAATTGAGGATCTCTTGGTGTTGTACACATGTCTTATTGAGAAACTAAATTCTACTCTGGAATCTAAACTTAGTGGGAAGTTTAAACCGATGGTTGAAATTCTCCGCCAGTGTTGCTGTCTTGATCCTCAGGCACGTCCAGTTTTAACTGATCTGTGGAAATGCAACAGGGGGATGGTCATGAATCATAGGTTCAGTTCTATGTTTGCATTGGAAAAGAAGAAACCTGGGAAAAGGAAAGAGTTTTGTCTAGTCCTAGGTGAGTTATGCCGCCTGGTAGTAGTGGGATCCAGAGAAGTAGAAGAAGACTTGCCAGAGGAAGGAGAGGTTGACAAGGATTTTGTTGGGAAACTCTCACAAGGTAAAATAAAATCTCAGGACCTGCAAGGACACCAAGACAGTGTCACAGGTTTAGCAGTTGGAG ATGACTTTCTGTTCAGCTCTTCGcttgataaaaatatacatgtatggACTCTGAAG GATTTCTCTCATGTGCATACATTTAAAGGTCATCAGGATAAAGTAATGGCTTTGATATACATCAAGGGAGCAGAATCAGTGTGTGTCAGCGGCGATGGTGGAGGAGGTATATTTGTATGGAGCACAAGTTTCCCTCTGGAAGAACAGCCGCTAAGAAAGTGGTACGAGCCAAAAGACTGGCGATATTCTGGCATTCATGCCTTGGCATACTCAGAAGATGGGTATGTGTACAGTGGCAGTGGAGATAACACTATCAAAGCTTGGTCATTACAA GACGGAAGGCTTGTTTGCACAATGACTGGTCATAAATCTGTAGTATCAACGCTTGTTGTGCTAAATGGAGTACTATACAGTGGAAGTTGGGATGGGACTGTTCGGTTGTGGAGTCTAAGTGACCACAGTTTTTTGACGGTGTTGGGGGAAGAGACTCAAGGTATTGTAAGATCTATTCTGTCTCTTGCTGCGGATGAAGGTACCTTAGTGGCAGCTTATCAGAACGGAGACATACAG ATATGGAGGGATGAGACATCGATGAAGTCTATGCAAATACAGAGCAGTGCAATTCTCAGTGTTGCCCTGAACGGTAAATGGCTATTCACTGGAGGTTGGGACAAAACTGTCAATATCCAG GAAGTATCTGGAGATGAGATATCGCTAGACTGTACTCACGTGGGATCGATCCCAGGTTCTTCAGTCGTCACATCTTTGTTATATTGGGAAGGCAAGCTCTTTGCAGGGTTTGCGGATAAAACCATCAAG GTATATTACAGTGGACGTTAA
- the LOC108852874 gene encoding uncharacterized protein LOC108852874, with translation MAGVGRSMVGSVLMFTVVLSLQEVYRGKLASSELLTIIGGFTSSLLFLFSLTFIGNLQESSGMKSGWGAVIVGEIIALVAASTVHRVCITTCFLFSGGLLYEMSKISGYMLSRAESKSKRH, from the exons ATGGCGGGAGTTGGAAGATCAATGGTTGGATCTGTTCTTATGTTTACAGTGGTGCTCTCGCTCCAAGAAGTGTACAGAGGGAAATTAGCTTCTTCTGAGCTGTTGACGATCATTGGAGGCTTCACTAGCTccctcctctttctcttctctctcact TTCATTGGAAATCTCCAGGAATCTTCTGGCATGAAGAGTGGCTGGGGTGCAG TGATTGTTGGGGAAATCATAGCTCTTGTTGCTGCTAGCACGGTGCATCGAGTTTGCATTACAACCTG TTTCTTGTTCTCCGGTGGGCTGTTATACGAGATGAGCAAGATCTCAGGATACATGCTCTCCAGAGCtgaatcaaaatctaaaaggcACTGA